One region of Streptomyces sp. CG4 genomic DNA includes:
- a CDS encoding replication initiator, whose product MRRPLDLRHVVSPGLRDLIELANTHDFDRVTEQVRNLRGCTHPVNLHGWSTTTDPATKEVVRSYRSEDEPSGRLLTVCGNRRASRCPACSRVYAADTYHLIKAGLSGGKNVAETVRDHPRAFVTLTAPSFGPVHNRPATDAGKPRPCACGDTHAEDAPLGTPLNPSTYDYSGAVLWNAHAGQLWARFTTYMRRALAEYLGMTQKALNAALRVSFAKVAEYQKRGLIHFHAVIRFDGPDGHTSTPPPWATFDALKTAVGLARERARLTIESDSIGERVIAWGGRYKVDPISALGDGELTDARVAEYTDAKVAGYIAKYATKNAEGAGTVDRTLMCRPCAGRGYVRGPDHFHDRCADCDGTGQAEPIKALPVQQHVRQMIRTAWALGHLPEFAELKLWKWAHMLGFRGHFSTKSRAYSTTLGALRDVRRAWRLAQADAARARAGLPTTDENTTLVTASSWTYLSSGYRPGEELLAAQVRHDIAHTQRLRQEGEF is encoded by the coding sequence ATGCGCCGCCCCCTCGACCTGCGCCACGTCGTCAGCCCCGGCCTGCGGGACCTGATCGAACTGGCCAACACCCACGACTTCGACCGCGTCACCGAACAGGTCCGCAACCTGCGCGGCTGCACCCACCCCGTCAATCTCCACGGTTGGAGCACCACCACCGACCCGGCCACCAAGGAAGTCGTCCGCTCCTACCGCTCCGAGGACGAGCCTTCCGGGCGCCTCCTCACTGTCTGCGGCAACCGCCGCGCCTCCCGCTGCCCCGCCTGCTCCCGCGTCTACGCCGCCGACACCTACCACCTCATCAAGGCCGGACTCTCCGGCGGGAAGAACGTCGCCGAAACCGTCCGCGACCACCCCCGCGCCTTCGTCACCCTCACCGCCCCCTCCTTCGGCCCCGTCCACAACCGCCCCGCCACCGACGCAGGCAAGCCCCGGCCCTGCGCCTGCGGCGACACCCACGCCGAAGACGCCCCACTCGGCACCCCACTGAACCCATCCACCTACGACTACTCCGGCGCCGTGCTCTGGAACGCGCACGCCGGGCAGCTCTGGGCACGCTTCACCACCTATATGCGCCGAGCCCTGGCCGAATACCTCGGCATGACGCAGAAGGCACTGAACGCCGCCCTCCGCGTCTCCTTCGCCAAGGTCGCCGAGTACCAGAAACGTGGCCTGATCCACTTCCACGCCGTGATCCGCTTCGACGGCCCCGACGGCCACACCAGCACGCCCCCGCCCTGGGCCACCTTCGATGCCCTGAAAACCGCGGTGGGCCTGGCGCGCGAGCGAGCCCGGCTCACCATTGAGTCCGACTCGATCGGCGAACGTGTCATCGCCTGGGGCGGCCGGTACAAGGTCGATCCCATCTCGGCCCTGGGCGACGGTGAACTCACCGACGCCAGGGTTGCCGAGTACACAGACGCCAAGGTCGCCGGATACATCGCCAAGTACGCCACCAAGAACGCCGAAGGCGCGGGCACCGTCGACCGCACCCTGATGTGCCGCCCTTGCGCCGGACGCGGCTACGTACGCGGCCCTGACCACTTCCACGACCGGTGCGCCGACTGCGACGGCACCGGACAGGCCGAACCCATCAAGGCCCTGCCAGTCCAGCAGCACGTACGGCAGATGATCCGTACCGCCTGGGCCCTCGGCCATCTGCCGGAGTTCGCCGAACTCAAGCTCTGGAAGTGGGCCCACATGCTCGGCTTCCGCGGCCACTTCTCCACGAAATCCCGCGCCTACTCCACCACCCTCGGCGCCCTCCGCGACGTACGCCGCGCCTGGCGCCTCGCCCAGGCCGACGCCGCCCGCGCCCGCGCCGGCCTCCCCACCACCGACGAGAACACCACCCTCGTCACCGCCTCCTCCTGGACCTACCTCAGCAGCGGCTACCGCCCCGGCGAAGAACTTCTCGCCGCGCAAGTCCGCCACGACATCGCCCACACCCAACGCCTCAGGCAAGAGGGGGAGTTCTAA
- a CDS encoding DUF2637 domain-containing protein, with amino-acid sequence MSEDRITQRTVTVVMGIIALLAFVFSFGNVWALALRLGVPAPIAPLIAPMVDLSVVGLLVALRYLSLRGVPAEHMKAATRLMHVSGLLTLALNVAEPVVARHYGRAAIDAVAPLLLLGWGAVGPQLLRSFHTVTTEAAAPAVTAEMAPAHEPAPASVEPEPAPPAMPEPAPAAPLTIPAPAVPAPAPVVTVPEPLLAEARSIAASHHAEHGDNITPAQLKRRLGIGLPMATALHAAL; translated from the coding sequence ATGTCTGAGGACCGGATCACCCAGCGCACCGTGACCGTGGTCATGGGCATCATCGCTCTCCTGGCGTTCGTCTTCTCCTTCGGCAACGTCTGGGCCCTGGCCCTGCGCCTGGGCGTCCCCGCCCCCATCGCACCACTCATCGCCCCGATGGTGGACCTGTCCGTGGTCGGGCTCCTGGTCGCCCTGCGCTACCTGTCCCTTCGCGGCGTCCCGGCCGAGCACATGAAGGCGGCCACCCGCCTCATGCACGTCTCCGGTCTGCTGACCCTGGCCCTCAACGTCGCCGAACCCGTCGTCGCCCGGCATTACGGCCGCGCTGCCATCGACGCCGTAGCCCCGCTGCTGCTCCTGGGCTGGGGAGCGGTCGGCCCGCAGCTGCTGCGCTCCTTCCACACGGTCACCACCGAAGCAGCCGCCCCGGCGGTCACTGCCGAGATGGCACCGGCCCATGAGCCCGCCCCGGCCTCCGTCGAACCGGAACCCGCCCCGCCCGCTATGCCGGAACCGGCCCCGGCTGCGCCGCTCACCATCCCGGCCCCAGCCGTGCCTGCGCCTGCGCCTGTGGTGACAGTGCCTGAGCCGCTGCTCGCCGAAGCACGCTCCATCGCCGCGTCCCATCACGCGGAGCACGGCGACAACATCACACCGGCCCAGCTCAAGAGGCGACTCGGTATCGGCCTTCCCATGGCTACCGCTCTCCACGCCGCCCTGTAG
- a CDS encoding cell division protein FtsK — protein sequence MKDLNGAVEGALGFCRVVVGVALVVLVCWSVWWVVRYVRADAMTRQSIRQAMRVRRTWKRLAPMLKLSATDKTPTALASMSNTGNKPIKPRVLVPALKVTHDAYGVIARAGCLPGVGLEQYQKAAPHLADAWRCTRVAVTQDEPGSVVIRGVRLDPLKFPTEHRPTGEEPEEAARWDLGVDEYAQPVSVDLRQVPGVTVGGLPGKGKTSLINRLLSDWAPAPWVQFACADGKVSAAYEGDYADWVQRMFAFVGDDLEEANKLFRRLVDLRRVRSTLVRDVLGVKSVWDVGPSEKWPLVVLIIDEAHTYFRDHKGSDPKTKKLAALAAENARLVEDLVKKGRSVGILVILATQKTTGDAIPTFIRDVCPVGLSFAQKTAEAAVAALGEDIREWPDANPINLQDPAYIGVASMNHQSQPGFTRIRTPYVPDEWASDIAHATNHLTADPADLLPSVDLTKIDPDDDGSTPLAA from the coding sequence GTGAAGGATCTCAACGGCGCCGTGGAAGGGGCCTTGGGCTTCTGCCGTGTGGTGGTCGGCGTGGCTCTGGTCGTGCTGGTGTGCTGGTCGGTGTGGTGGGTGGTCCGCTATGTGCGTGCCGATGCCATGACCCGGCAGTCCATCCGGCAGGCCATGCGGGTGCGGCGGACCTGGAAGCGGCTCGCGCCGATGCTGAAGCTGTCGGCCACGGACAAGACGCCGACTGCGCTCGCGTCGATGTCGAACACGGGCAACAAGCCCATCAAGCCCCGGGTCCTGGTCCCCGCTCTGAAGGTCACGCATGACGCGTACGGGGTGATCGCGCGGGCGGGCTGCCTGCCGGGCGTCGGCCTGGAGCAGTACCAGAAGGCTGCCCCGCATCTGGCGGACGCCTGGAGGTGCACGCGGGTCGCGGTCACCCAGGATGAGCCGGGGTCGGTCGTCATCCGTGGTGTGCGGCTCGATCCGCTGAAGTTCCCCACCGAGCACCGCCCCACGGGTGAGGAGCCGGAGGAGGCGGCCCGGTGGGATCTGGGCGTGGATGAGTACGCACAGCCGGTGTCCGTCGACCTGCGGCAGGTGCCTGGTGTCACCGTGGGCGGCCTTCCCGGCAAGGGCAAGACCTCGTTGATCAACCGGCTTCTGTCGGACTGGGCGCCGGCGCCGTGGGTTCAGTTCGCCTGCGCGGACGGCAAGGTGTCCGCTGCGTACGAGGGGGACTATGCCGACTGGGTACAGCGCATGTTCGCCTTCGTCGGTGATGACCTGGAGGAAGCCAACAAGCTGTTCCGGCGGCTGGTGGACCTGCGGCGTGTGCGCTCGACCCTCGTGCGCGATGTGCTCGGGGTGAAGTCCGTGTGGGATGTGGGCCCGTCCGAGAAGTGGCCGCTCGTCGTGCTGATCATTGATGAGGCGCACACCTACTTCCGCGACCACAAGGGCAGCGACCCCAAGACGAAGAAGCTCGCCGCGCTGGCCGCCGAGAACGCCCGGCTGGTGGAAGACCTGGTCAAGAAGGGCCGCTCTGTCGGAATCCTCGTCATCCTCGCCACGCAGAAGACCACCGGGGACGCGATCCCGACCTTCATCCGCGACGTGTGCCCCGTGGGCCTGAGCTTCGCTCAGAAGACCGCCGAAGCCGCCGTTGCGGCGCTCGGTGAGGACATCCGGGAGTGGCCGGATGCCAACCCGATCAACCTTCAGGACCCGGCCTACATCGGCGTGGCCTCGATGAACCACCAGTCCCAGCCCGGCTTCACCCGCATCCGCACCCCGTACGTGCCGGACGAGTGGGCGTCCGACATCGCCCATGCCACCAACCACCTGACCGCCGACCCGGCCGACCTGCTCCCCTCCGTCGACCTCACCAAGATCGACCCGGACGACGACGGCTCCACGCCGCTCGCGGCCTGA
- a CDS encoding GntR family transcriptional regulator, whose product MTLPLEDDSRPPYIQAAEVLRREISTGHLKPGDRLPSARALQDRYGIASSTVQNALRLLKSEGLVYSVQGRGSFVRNSAANVPAEAAPGEQGQEEQTEMAGDAPGPSAESLARDMQAMKADIKRLENTVSQLLTILEAQQRK is encoded by the coding sequence ATGACACTGCCGCTCGAAGACGACTCCCGGCCGCCCTACATCCAGGCCGCCGAAGTCCTGCGCAGAGAGATCAGCACCGGGCATCTCAAGCCCGGAGACAGGCTCCCCTCGGCCCGCGCCCTCCAGGACCGGTACGGCATCGCGAGCAGCACCGTGCAGAACGCGCTGCGGCTGCTGAAGAGTGAGGGGCTGGTCTACAGCGTTCAGGGCCGGGGCAGCTTCGTCCGCAACAGCGCCGCCAATGTGCCGGCCGAGGCAGCCCCCGGCGAGCAGGGCCAGGAGGAGCAGACCGAAATGGCCGGCGATGCTCCCGGCCCCAGCGCGGAATCACTCGCCCGGGACATGCAGGCCATGAAGGCCGACATCAAGCGGCTTGAGAACACGGTGTCTCAGCTTCTGACGATCCTGGAAGCTCAGCAGCGGAAATAG